In Paenibacillus sp. FSL M7-0420, a single genomic region encodes these proteins:
- a CDS encoding phage holin family protein, with product MRFLAHVVRFIVAAIVLMVVGWIVPQFTVGGFWSAFMLALVIALLGWVVEGIFGKKTTPFGRGIVGFLVSALVIWIAQFVVSGVSVSVLGALLAALVIGIIDLFLPVSTPFEAGK from the coding sequence TTGAGATTCTTAGCTCATGTAGTACGGTTCATAGTCGCTGCAATCGTGCTGATGGTGGTCGGCTGGATTGTTCCGCAGTTCACGGTCGGGGGATTCTGGAGCGCATTCATGCTTGCTCTGGTGATCGCGCTGCTCGGCTGGGTCGTTGAAGGCATTTTCGGCAAAAAAACAACGCCCTTCGGCCGCGGTATCGTCGGCTTCCTGGTCAGCGCTCTGGTTATCTGGATTGCCCAGTTTGTCGTCAGCGGAGTCAGTGTCTCGGTGCTTGGTGCCTTACTTGCCGCACTGGTCATCGGGATCATCGACCTCTTTCTGCCGGTATCCACTCCGTTCGAAGCAGGCAAATAA
- a CDS encoding endonuclease MutS2 has protein sequence MDDKILHTLEYRKILNKLMQYTQTPMGRLTAELLKPSGDFEGVKKLLQATDEAVNVDRLKGIPSFGGVTDIRPALKRASIGGMLGTAELLAVGNTIGGARRVKRFLNAMHDDESIPALFAQSDLLSEQKPVEDAIRMCIDENADVMDSASPELASLRRELRGGETRIREKLDSMIRSSSVSKMLQDQLVTIRGDRFVIPVKAEYRAHFGGIVHDQSGSGATLFIEPESIVAMNNKLRETRLREEREIEIILHRLTALVGDIAEEMAYDIDILGELDFIFAKARLARDLKATQPRMNDRGYLRLRKGRHPLIPAEQVVPLDVELGNDYRSIIVTGPNTGGKTVTLKTIGLLSLMAMSGLFIPAEEGSQLCVFDAIYADIGDEQSIEQSLSTFSSHMTNIISILKRMTPKSLILLDEVGAGTDPAEGSALAIAILENIHRTESRMVATTHYSELKAYAYERAGVINASMEFDVQSLSPTYRLLVGVPGRSNAFAIAERLGMPGAILEHARGEVKEEDMRVEHMIASLEENRLTAENERIRAEEIRREAEEFRKRQQQELEKLEGSRDKRLEKAEKDASDLLAKARKEAEEIISDLRRLALEEGASVKEHKLIEARRRLDEAEPAPRKKAVPRSTVKAPRKIQPGDEVKVANVNQKGLVVELSGTKEAVVQFGIMKMKVNLSDLEFLASAPDAPPPALRRATTVKRTRDENIRNELDLRGANLEEAIMETDRFIDEAFLGNLGQISIIHGKGTGVLRTGIQEYLRKHKHVKSYRLGNYNEGGAGVTVAELE, from the coding sequence TTGGACGACAAAATTTTGCATACGCTTGAATATCGCAAGATTTTAAATAAATTGATGCAGTATACGCAGACGCCGATGGGACGGCTGACCGCCGAGCTCCTGAAGCCTTCCGGTGATTTCGAAGGGGTGAAGAAGCTCCTGCAGGCTACGGATGAGGCGGTAAATGTTGACCGGTTGAAGGGAATTCCCTCCTTCGGCGGCGTGACCGATATCCGTCCTGCGCTGAAGCGTGCATCAATTGGCGGGATGCTCGGCACAGCAGAGCTGCTTGCGGTAGGCAACACGATTGGCGGGGCCCGCCGGGTCAAGCGGTTCCTGAATGCCATGCATGACGATGAGAGCATTCCTGCCCTCTTCGCACAGAGTGATCTGCTGTCGGAGCAGAAGCCTGTTGAGGATGCTATCCGCATGTGTATTGACGAGAATGCCGATGTAATGGATTCGGCGAGCCCGGAGCTTGCCTCCCTCCGCCGCGAGCTGCGCGGGGGAGAGACACGCATCCGTGAGAAGCTGGATTCGATGATCCGCTCGTCTTCGGTCTCGAAGATGCTGCAGGATCAGCTCGTGACGATCCGTGGTGACCGGTTCGTCATTCCGGTCAAGGCAGAGTACCGCGCGCACTTCGGCGGAATTGTGCATGACCAGTCGGGCTCAGGAGCCACGCTGTTCATCGAGCCGGAATCCATTGTAGCGATGAACAACAAGCTGCGGGAGACGCGGCTGCGCGAAGAACGCGAGATTGAGATCATCCTGCACCGGCTGACTGCGCTGGTTGGTGATATTGCCGAGGAGATGGCGTATGATATCGACATTCTCGGCGAGCTGGACTTCATCTTCGCCAAGGCGCGGCTTGCACGCGACCTGAAGGCTACCCAGCCGCGGATGAATGACCGCGGATACCTGCGCCTGCGCAAGGGCCGCCATCCGCTAATTCCGGCGGAGCAGGTTGTGCCTCTGGATGTGGAACTGGGCAATGATTACCGCTCCATCATCGTGACTGGACCGAATACGGGCGGAAAGACGGTGACCCTGAAGACGATCGGCCTGCTCAGCCTGATGGCCATGTCCGGTCTATTCATTCCGGCCGAGGAAGGCAGCCAGCTGTGTGTCTTCGATGCGATCTACGCTGACATCGGCGATGAGCAGAGCATAGAGCAGAGCCTCAGTACCTTCTCCAGCCATATGACGAATATTATATCCATTCTGAAGCGGATGACACCGAAGAGTCTGATTCTGCTCGATGAGGTCGGGGCAGGAACAGATCCGGCTGAAGGCTCTGCGCTCGCGATAGCGATTCTGGAGAATATTCACCGGACGGAATCCCGGATGGTTGCTACTACACATTACAGTGAATTGAAGGCATATGCTTATGAACGGGCAGGGGTTATTAACGCCAGTATGGAATTCGATGTGCAGAGCCTGAGTCCTACTTACCGGCTGCTGGTTGGGGTTCCGGGACGAAGCAATGCGTTCGCCATCGCTGAACGCCTCGGGATGCCGGGTGCGATCCTTGAGCATGCGCGCGGTGAAGTGAAGGAAGAAGATATGCGCGTTGAGCATATGATTGCGTCCCTTGAGGAGAACCGCCTCACCGCAGAGAACGAACGCATACGGGCGGAAGAGATTCGCCGCGAAGCGGAGGAATTCCGCAAGCGGCAGCAGCAGGAGCTGGAGAAGCTGGAAGGCTCACGCGACAAACGCCTCGAGAAGGCAGAGAAGGATGCCAGCGATCTTCTGGCCAAGGCGCGCAAGGAAGCTGAGGAGATTATCAGTGACCTCCGCCGCCTGGCGCTGGAGGAAGGCGCGTCCGTCAAGGAGCATAAGCTGATCGAAGCGCGCCGCCGGCTGGATGAAGCAGAGCCTGCCCCGCGTAAGAAGGCTGTGCCGCGCAGCACGGTCAAGGCGCCGCGCAAGATTCAGCCAGGGGATGAAGTTAAGGTAGCGAATGTGAATCAGAAGGGCCTTGTGGTTGAGCTGAGCGGCACCAAAGAAGCTGTTGTACAATTCGGCATCATGAAGATGAAGGTCAATCTGAGTGATCTGGAGTTCCTGGCTTCCGCACCGGATGCTCCTCCGCCGGCTCTGCGCAGGGCGACAACGGTCAAGCGTACACGCGATGAGAATATCCGTAATGAGCTTGATTTGCGCGGAGCGAACCTGGAGGAGGCGATAATGGAGACCGACCGCTTCATCGACGAAGCTTTTCTCGGCAATTTGGGGCAGATCTCCATTATCCACGGCAAGGGGACGGGAGTCCTGCGGACAGGAATACAGGAATACCTCCGCAAGCACAAGCATGTCAAAAGCTATCGGCTCGGGAACTACAATGAAGGCGGCGCGGGTGTGACGGTAGCTGAACTGGAGTAG
- a CDS encoding DUF350 domain-containing protein yields MQDNIDLLLEHPLGALLGYFTVAILGLVVFLSFFEMVTKYNCWEEIRKGNVAVAMATGGKIFGICNILRFSIEAGASIYETMKWSVVGFLLLLLAYFLFEFFTPVFSIDEEIAADNRAVGLTAMLLSISLSYVIGAAIF; encoded by the coding sequence GTGCAGGATAATATTGATCTTTTGCTGGAACATCCGCTGGGGGCGCTGCTAGGCTACTTCACTGTCGCCATATTGGGGCTGGTCGTATTCCTGTCCTTCTTCGAAATGGTGACGAAATACAACTGCTGGGAAGAGATCCGCAAGGGGAATGTGGCCGTAGCCATGGCAACCGGAGGCAAAATCTTCGGAATCTGCAATATCTTACGCTTCAGCATTGAAGCGGGGGCATCAATCTATGAGACGATGAAATGGTCGGTTGTAGGCTTTTTGCTGCTGCTGCTGGCTTACTTCCTGTTCGAGTTTTTTACTCCGGTCTTTTCAATTGATGAAGAGATTGCTGCGGATAACCGGGCCGTAGGACTGACAGCTATGCTGCTCTCCATATCCTTGTCCTATGTTATCGGCGCGGCCATATTCTGA
- a CDS encoding MFS transporter, which translates to MRGSERGQAALLLAVGGLYLLATVLAGTFLNVYLWKSRQNFAMIGWFTVAQQLAVGLSFWLGGKWVKERNTMNALRLGIAVSGFFYLLVLWLRGDAIHYIWPLGGVLGLSIGLYWLAFNIVFFEITDAKNRDYYNGWMGLLGSLTGIAGPWVSGWMISRWHGGQGYRMVFILSLCIYGVAAVLSFGLRKRPRGEAYLWLEPWRELTRRRSSWRPVAAALVFQGIREGVFSFLIGLLVYIAAQEESKLGQFALITSAVSLISYYAAGRWFKPRARLGGMLAGSLLLIAFLLPLMWKVNFTTLLIMGIGTSLCLPLYMLPMLSTSFDLMGVSEESAGKRVELVVLRELSLMSGRLLGLLIFIAVLSLDQSPQTITLLMLLLGAAPLGSWVAVRGLLGQRGRV; encoded by the coding sequence ATGAGAGGTTCAGAACGGGGACAGGCGGCGCTGCTGCTGGCTGTAGGCGGGCTATACCTTCTGGCTACAGTGCTTGCAGGAACGTTCCTCAACGTATATCTGTGGAAAAGCCGGCAGAACTTCGCCATGATCGGCTGGTTCACCGTGGCCCAGCAGCTTGCCGTGGGTCTCAGCTTTTGGCTGGGCGGCAAGTGGGTGAAAGAGCGTAACACAATGAATGCCCTACGGCTGGGAATTGCCGTATCGGGCTTTTTTTATTTGCTGGTGCTGTGGCTGCGGGGCGACGCGATTCATTACATTTGGCCGCTGGGCGGGGTCCTCGGGCTATCCATCGGGCTGTACTGGCTGGCGTTCAATATTGTTTTCTTCGAGATTACGGATGCCAAGAACCGCGATTACTATAACGGGTGGATGGGCCTGCTGGGTTCCCTGACGGGAATAGCCGGACCCTGGGTGTCCGGCTGGATGATCTCCCGTTGGCATGGCGGGCAGGGATACCGCATGGTATTCATACTGTCGCTCTGTATTTATGGGGTTGCTGCTGTACTCAGCTTCGGCCTGCGCAAGCGGCCGCGCGGCGAAGCCTATCTCTGGCTGGAGCCCTGGCGCGAGCTTACTCGCAGACGCAGCTCTTGGCGTCCAGTGGCGGCAGCGCTAGTGTTCCAGGGCATCCGGGAAGGCGTATTCTCCTTCCTCATCGGTCTGCTCGTCTACATTGCAGCACAGGAGGAGAGCAAGCTGGGACAGTTCGCCCTGATCACCTCCGCTGTCTCTCTGATCAGCTATTATGCGGCCGGCAGATGGTTCAAACCCCGTGCCCGGCTCGGCGGTATGCTGGCAGGCAGTCTGCTGCTCATCGCCTTCCTTCTTCCGCTGATGTGGAAGGTGAACTTTACCACCCTCCTAATCATGGGAATCGGGACCTCGCTCTGCCTGCCGCTCTATATGCTGCCGATGCTGTCCACCAGCTTCGACCTGATGGGCGTGTCCGAGGAGAGCGCCGGCAAACGTGTGGAGCTGGTAGTGCTCAGGGAGCTTAGCCTGATGAGCGGCCGCCTCCTCGGCCTGCTGATCTTCATCGCCGTACTGTCGCTGGACCAGTCCCCGCAGACGATTACTCTGCTCATGTTGCTGTTGGGTGCCGCGCCGCTTGGGAGCTGGGTGGCGGTGCGGGGGTTGCTGGGGCAAAGGGGGAGGGTTTGA
- a CDS encoding Imm7 family immunity protein, giving the protein MYEFHGWATIRETFEEDSGNLELVFKNIQNFILELGWSAGLLKVYPANGTYHLAVGGFLNHKSFEAGEIIELYQFIADQAPGSYGLLYTRDDEDIEGYDNKFKVFVLARGTLRRQEDTWLSPFVPVVEDGILQ; this is encoded by the coding sequence ATGTACGAGTTTCATGGCTGGGCTACGATCCGGGAGACGTTTGAAGAAGATTCTGGAAATTTAGAATTGGTGTTCAAAAATATACAAAACTTTATCTTAGAGTTGGGTTGGAGTGCTGGACTCCTAAAAGTCTATCCCGCAAATGGGACGTATCATCTTGCTGTAGGAGGATTTTTGAATCACAAAAGTTTCGAGGCCGGGGAGATTATTGAGCTATATCAATTCATCGCAGACCAAGCACCGGGTTCTTATGGCTTACTCTATACAAGAGATGATGAGGATATCGAAGGCTACGATAACAAGTTCAAAGTATTCGTACTAGCCCGCGGAACTTTAAGGCGGCAAGAGGATACGTGGTTATCGCCGTTTGTTCCGGTCGTGGAGGATGGCATATTACAGTGA